A window of the Chlorocebus sabaeus isolate Y175 chromosome 8, mChlSab1.0.hap1, whole genome shotgun sequence genome harbors these coding sequences:
- the LOC103237171 gene encoding mRNA turnover protein 4 homolog, with the protein MFFPIYDVKNDSSQRGAPSSAARGFSAMPKSKCDKKVSLTKTAKKGLELKQNLIEELRKCMDTYKYLFIFSVANMRNSKLKDIRNAWKHSRMFFGKNKVMMVALGRSPSDEYKDNLHQVSKRLRGEVGLLFTNRTKEEVNEWFTKYTEMDYARAGNKAAFTVSLDPGPLEQFPHSVEPQLRQLGLPTTLKRGVVTLLSDYEVCKEGDVLTPEQARILKLFGYEMAEFKVTIKYMWDSQSGRFQQMGDDLPESASESAEESDSEDDD; encoded by the coding sequence ATGTTTTTCCCCATCTATGATGTCAAGAATGATAGTTCTCAACGGGGTGCACCATCTTCCGCCGCACGTGGATTCAGCGCGATGCCCAAATCCAAGTGCGACAAGAAAGTCTCCTTAACCAAAACTGCCAAGAAAGGCTTGGAATTGAAACAAAACCTGATAGAAGAGCTTCGGAAATGTATGGACACCTACAAGTACCTTTTCATCTTCTCTGTGGCCAACATGAGGAACAGCAAGCTGAAGGACATCCGGAATGCCTGGAAGCACAGCCGGATGTTCTTTGGCAAAAACAAAGTGATGATGGTGGCCTTGGGTCGAAGCCCATCTGATGAGTACAAAGACAACCTGCACCAGGTCAGCAAAAGGTTGAGGGGTGAAGTGGGTCTCCTGTTCACCAACCGCACAAAGGAGGAGGTAAATGAGTGGTTCACAAAATACACAGAAATGGACTACGCCCGCGCTGGTAACAAAGCAGCATTCACTGTGAGCCTGGACCCGGGGCCCCTGGAGCAGTTCCCCCACTCCGTGGAGCCACAGCTTAGGCAGCTGGGCCTGCCCACCACCCTCAAGAGAGGTGTGGTGACTCTGCTATCCGACTATGAGGTGTGCAAGGAGGGCGATGTGCTGACCCCAGAGCAGGCTCGCATCCTGAAGCTTTTTGGGTATGAGATGGCTGAATTCAAGGTGACCATCAAATACATGTGGGATTCACAGTCGGGAAGGTTCCAGCAGATGGGAGACGACTTGCCAGAGAGCGCATCCGAGTCCGCAGAAGAGTCAGACTCAGAAGACGATGACTGA